TTTGAGTTTAATTATTCTGCGCTAGCTTCTGGCGTTTCAGTAGCTGGAGCTTCTTCCGCTTTTACTTCTTCTACTGCAGGAGCCGCTTCTTCTGTAGCAGCTTCTGCTTTGTTTTGTAATGCAGAAACCAATCTTTGGATTGGAGATTGAAGTAATCCAATGATTTCTCCGATCATCTCCTCCTTAGACTTGATGTTAGCAAGAGCATCTAGGTTGTTATCACCAACATAGATTGTTTCTTGTAGGAATGCAGATTTAAGAGCTGGTTTTTCAGCTTTTTTTCTGAATCCTTGAATTAATT
This genomic stretch from Chryseobacterium sp. POL2 harbors:
- the rplJ gene encoding 50S ribosomal protein L10 encodes the protein MTKEEKVLVIQEIKDLLQDAKVIYVADLEGLNAGQASDFRRQAFKQNIKVKVVKNTLLQKAMEQIEGVDYSEMFPTFVGNSVVMISETANAPAKLIQGFRKKAEKPALKSAFLQETIYVGDNNLDALANIKSKEEMIGEIIGLLQSPIQRLVSALQNKAEAATEEAAPAVEEVKAEEAPATETPEASAE